The following coding sequences lie in one Xiphophorus maculatus strain JP 163 A chromosome 4, X_maculatus-5.0-male, whole genome shotgun sequence genomic window:
- the terb2 gene encoding telomere repeats-binding bouquet formation protein 2: MFRCKTAWFSSSVPQDRLDFWMAEGGTIIDWRQADYLFSDDATCPDTLRIFESNDYISNKVTVFHSLFLSTCEKRQSVKSVCIGHYVLSPASVQDEVREVVGRLIWEHEDEETIAQDEQKSFCLPDVPHSEQDARESISEESDIDSSEGEGHLCDHLRSSVSCEAPGKLFNMQTDCSVPAGYISIENLPKYSGDLHDVHPGVFRCSKCKACLCLGQKYAKTH; the protein is encoded by the exons TGGCGGAAGGTGGGACCATCATAGATTGGAGGCAGGCAGACTACCTCTTCAGTGACGATGCAACATGTCCCGACACGCTGAG gaTATTTGAGAGCAACGATTACATATCGAACAAGGTCACTGTTTTCCACAGCTTGTTCCTGTCCACCTGTGAAAAGCGGCAAAGTGTGAAGTCAGTGTGCATCGGCCATTATGTGCTGTCTCCAGCTTCTGTGCAGGATG AGGTGAGAGAAGTGGTTGGTAGGTTGATTTGGGAACATGAGGATGAAGAAACCATTGCGCAG GATGAACAAAAGTCTTTCTGCCTACCAGATGTCCCTCACAGTGAGCAAGACGCAAGAGAAAGCAT ATCTGAGGAATCAGACATAGACTCATCAGAGGGCGAAGGTCACCTATGTGACCATTTAAGAAGCTCAGTTAGTTGTGAGGCCCCGGGTAAACTGTTTAACATGCAGACAGACTGCTCTGTCCCTGCAGGGTACATCAGCATAGAGAACCTTCCGAAATATTCCGGCGATCTGCATGATGTGCATCCTGGGGTTTTCAGATGTTCAAAGTGTAAAGCCTGCCTTTGTTTGGGGCAAAAGTATGCCAAGACACActaa